The genomic interval AGCGAGAACGTGAGCAGGTACCACTTCTTGCCTAACCAGTCGATATTGACGTTGCGAAAGAGTTCCACTTGAGTCCCTTAAATGCTCAGCGCTTCGCCGCGCTGGTGGCGATTCAGGATGGCGTCGAAGATGACGCGCGAGACGAAGACCGCGGTGAACAGGTTGGCGGCCAGGCCGAAGAACAGCGTGGTCGCGAAGCCCTGCACCGGGCCGGTGCCGACCAGGAACAGGATGAGCGCCGACACCATGGTCGTCACGTGGGTGTCGAGGATGGTCAGCCACGCCCGCCCGAAGCCCTGGTCCACGGCCGAAGGCGGCGTCTTGCCGTTGCGCAATTCCTCGCGGATGCGCTCGAAGATCAGCACGTTCGAGTCCACGCCCATGCCGATCGTCAGGATCACCCCCGCGATGCCCGGCAGCGTCAGCGCCGCGCCCGCGAATCCCAGGAAGCCCAGCAGGATGATCAGGTTCAGCACCAGCGCCAGGTCGGCGTTCACGCCCGCCCCCCGGTAGTACACCAGCATGAAGATCATCACCGCGACCACGCCTACGACGCCCGCCGTCACGCCCTGCCGGATCGAATCCGCGCCCAGCGACGGCCCCACCGTGCGCTCTTCCAGGTAGCGCATCGAGGCCGGCAGCGCGCCGGAATTGAGCACCAGCGCCAGGTCCTTGGTCTGCTGCTCGGTGAACGACCCCGTGATGCGGCCCGAGTCGGAGATCTCCGACTGGATGGTCGCGACCTCTACCACCTTGTTGTCGAGCACGACGGCGAGCTGGTCGCCGATGTGCGCGCCCGTGAACGCCTTGAAGCGGCGCCCGCCGTCCGGCGTCAGCGTGAAGCTCACCTCCGGCCGCCCGGTCTCGTCGCGGTCGGTGCGCGCCTCCCGCAGGTCGTGGCCGGCGACCGCCGAGCTGCGTGAGATCACGTAGACCGCCGGCTCGCTCGAGGTCGCGGTCCGGCCGCGCATGAGCACCCCGCCGGCCGGCAGCACGCCGTTGTGGGCCTGCAGCGCCGCCGCTTCGCTGGGGTACGCGTTCGGGTCCAGCGCCTGCCGGATCTCGAGCATGGCGGTCGACTGGATGATCTCTTTCACGCGCGCCGGGTCGTCCACGCCCGGCAGCTGCACCAGGATCTGGTTCTCGCCCAGGCCGTGCTTCTGGATCACCGGCTCGGAGACGCCCAGCTTGTCCACGCGCTCGCGGATCTTCTGGATGGCCAGTTCGACCGCGCGGCTCTTCAGGTCGCTGGCCGCCTGCGGCTTCATCGTGATGGTGAACCCGCCCGCCGACGACGCTACGTCATATTCCGGCACGCGCTCGCTCAGGATGTTGCGCACCGCGGTGGTCTGGTCGGGCGCCAGGCCCGCGATCACGATCTTCTCCGGCGCATTCGCGGGGTCGGGCTTCGACAGGTCGGCGGTCAGGATGTTCGCGCCCCGCATGCCTTCCCGGATGCGCTCCATCGCGCGATCGGTCTCGGCGTTCACGGCGTCGTTCACCACCACCTGCAGGATCAGGTGCGTGCCCCCCTTCAGGTCGAGCCCGAGGTGGATGCGCTCCCCCATCGCGGCCAGCAGGCCTTCCTTGTTCCAGCTCTTGGGGATGCCGAGGATGCCGTACAGGAACACCAGCATCACGCCGGCGATGAGGAGCGTCTTGACGGTGAGATTCTTGTTCATGGGACCGTTACGAGGCCTTTTCTTCCGCCGCCATCGAGACCACCGCGCTGCGCGCGACCTCGAGGCGAAGATTGTCGGGGGGTACGCGCAGCTGCACCGCGTCGTCCTTGACCGAGAGGATGGTGCCGCGGATGCCGCCCGAGGTGACGACCTTGTCGCCCGCCTTCAGCTCTTGCAGCATCTGCTGCCACTTCTTCTGGCGCCGCTGCTGCGGCAGGATGAGCAGGAAATAGAAGACCGCGAAGATGAGCAGCAGCGGCGCGATGCCGACCCAGCCGGCAGCTCCGCCGGTCTGCCATATCACTGCGAGATTCGTTGTCATTGCCAAGGGGGCTGAATTGTTTTACGCCCGCCGCGCGGGCGCATCTTTCCTGAACCCGATTTCCACTAGGAACAGTTACCGCTCGACGGGACCTGGAGGCGCGGTGACCAGTGGCGCGCCAAGAGGATGGGAATCACTCAACCAGACTGCGATCCTGCCATATCCCCAAGCATCATAGAATGCCGGACGGCGCGAATCGTGTCAAGGTAATGGGCGAGGTTGTGGACGCTGTTCAGCACCGCCGCCAGCCCCTCATTCGCGCTGTACAGGTGCCGCAGGTAGGCGCGCGAATAGCGCGCGCACACCGGGCACTTGCACCCGGGGTCGATCGGCCGTTCGTCGCGCGCGAACCGCAGGTTCTTGATCTGCAGCCGCCCCCGGTTCTCGGCGCAGTCCGGGCTCGCGCTGAACAGCAGCCCGTGGCGCGCCGCGCGCGTCGGCAGCACGCAGTCGAACATGTCGACGCCCATGCGCGCGTACTTCGCGATCTGGTCGGGGTAGCCGACCCCCATCAGGTACCGCGGCTTGTCCGCCGGCAGGTGCGGCAGCGTCGCTGCCACCACCTCGTCGGTCAGCTCCGGCGGCTCCCCCACGCTCAGCCCTCCGATGGCGTAGCCGTCAAACCCCAGCTCCACCGTCCGCTCCGCGCTCTCCTTGCGCAGGTCGGCGTGCATGCCTCCTTGCACGATGCCGTACAGCGCCTGCGAGTCTTCGGCCTTCGGTCCTCGGTCGTCGGCCGCTACGCTTTTCGGCCGAGGGCCGACGACCGACGACCGACGACCCCACGCCACTTCCCCCTTGTGCTCCTCGAAGTACTTCTTGGACCGCGCCGCCCACCGCAAGGTCATCTTCATCGATTCGTGCGCGCGCCCGCGCTCCGCCGGATGCTCCGTGCACTCGTCGAACGCCATGATGACGTCCGCCCCGAGCGCGATCTGGATCTCGATGGCGCGCTCCGGCGTGAAGAAGTGCGTCGAGCCATCGAGGTGCGAGCGGAAGTCCACGCCCTCCTCGGTCACCTTGCGCAGGTCGCCGAGCGAGAACACCTGGTAGCCGCCGGAATCGGTGAGCAGCGGGTGCGGCCACGCCATGAAGCGGTGCAGCCCGCCGAGTGACCGGACGAGCTCGTGCCCCGGCCGCAGGTACAGATGGTAGGTGTTGCTCAGGACGAGCTGCGCGCCCAGCTGCTCCAGCAGCTCCTGCGACACGCTCTTCACCGTCGCCACCGTCCCCACCGGCATGAAGACCGGCGTCTCGACCTCGCCGTGCGGCGTGCCAAGACGTCCGGCACGGCCGCCCGCGGGTGAGCCGGCTTCGACGCTGAAGCGGAGTGACATCGGAGCTTGCGATTGTAAACGTCGCCAAGAAGTCTTCAGACCTCAGACGTCAGTCTTCAGGAAAGGCGGTGTTCGGCTGAAGACCGAGGTCTGAAGTCTGAAGTCTGAGGTCTGAGGTCTTTCGCTCAGGCGCGCCGCGGCGGCCGCCGCTGCTCCACGTGCGGGAGATGCGGGTCGGCGTCCGGCATGGGGATGATGTCGGCCAGCACGCTGGTGATGCGCTGCACCGAGTCGTCGATGTGGCGGATGGCGCCGTCGTGCTGCGTCGTCTGCGCCGACAGCTGGATCACCTGCAGCGAGTTCCGGATGTGGTGATTCAGCGTCGCGATCAGCCGCAGCCGCTCCAGCGTGTACCGCCGGCGCTCGCTCAGGCTGCGCAATACGCGATACACCAGCCACCCGATTACGACCGAGCCCACTGCATCGGCCTCCATGCGGCGCAGCAGCAGTCCCAAGTGGTCGAGCGGGAACAGCAGCCAGTGCAGCCCTTGCGTGACGAGGAACGAGATGACCGCCAGGCAGAACGCGACCAGGGCCAGGCGCTTGCGCGAAGCTGTCGCCAGCCAGGACTCTCGCTGTCCAAAAAAAAGCGCTGCCAGGGGCATGGATCTCGCTCCAGAACCGTGCCGGGCGCGGCGGCAAAAGGCGCTTGGGAACCCGCCGCAATTCAGAAATGAGATGCAGAAAACGCCGCAGCGAGAGTTGCTGCCGCCTGCGCTTATTGCTTATCGCTTATTGCGTATCGCTTCTCTACGGCTCGAAGTCGATGGTCTTGCCCGGCACGTGCTGGAACTCGAACTGCCGCAGCGCCTCGGTGAGCACCCGCATCTGGCGGTCGCGCTCGCCCGCCCCGCCCAGGATCCGTCCCAGCGCGTGACCCACCGGATGGATGGCCCGCGGCGGCCGCATCGCCCCCGAATCGTCCGGCGCCACCGTGATGAGGACCGTCGGGATCCCCTTCGCCTCGATCTCCCGCTGCGCCACCGTGATCACCCGGTGGCAGAGCGGGCAGCCGCCCGTCAGCACCACCGCGTCCGCCTGCGAGCGCTCGATCTCGGCCGCGATCGCCGGCGCCAGGTTCTCGTACTGGTGCTTCAGGTCGGTCGAGAATCCCTTGCACCCGATGTGCTTGTTCGACACCCGCTTGATGAAGCCTTCCGCCGCCAGCTCCCGCAGCCGGTCGAGCGGGAACACCGCGTTCGGATCCTTCTGCGCGTGCGTCAGGTCGAGGTGGTTGTGCTTGAAGCGCAGCTGCGCGCTGTCGGCGTCGCCGGGGATCACGCGGAAGGTGCCGTCGCCCTCTTCGGCGTAGGGCTCTTGCCCCTCCAGGTAGACGCCGGTCGAGCTGACCAGCGCCACCGTAAGCTCGGCCAGCTTCCCCGCGAACGGCGTGTACGGCACGCACTTCCGCGACATGTACTTGGAAAGCATCGAGCGTTCTGATGCGCCAGCTCGTGACTGGGATTCGGCGATTTCAGTTGGCAGAGGTCCGATCGCAGAATAGGCCGAAAACATCGCGGCCCAATCTGCAATCCTAAATCTGCAATGGTTCTACGCGTTGGCGCCCGCGGCCTTCTCCGCCTCCGCCAGCACCGGAGGGTTCATCGCCTGGCCGAGCTTCACCAGCGCCTGCGCCTCGCTCGCCGTCAGGACGAGGTGGTGCATGCTCTGCGCCGTCTCTTCCTTGCGCTTCCCGGACTCGATCTTCACCTTCACCGTGGTCGAATCCAGCGTGTGGAACACCCCGCACTTCTCGCACGAGAACACGTCGATGCGCTGGAACTCCATCGTCTCCGCCTTGGGCGCGCCCGCGGCCTCCAGGAACTTGAAGTCCTTCCCTTCCAGCCGCCGCTTGTACTCGTTCAGGTCGCGGATCGCCGCTTCCACCACCTGCTCCTTCTTCTTCGCCCACTCCTCGCAGGTCTCGCAGAAGGGCTCCTCGTCCATCGTCTTGTACGCGGTCCAGAGCGAGAAGCCGAAGATCATGGCGAACTCGATGGCCCACACCGCCCACAGCGCCCAGCCGGTGACGGCGGAGCCGCGCAGCGTCCACGCGCCCTCCACGTTGATGGACTTGATGATCTCCCACAGCGCCGGCGGCCACAGCACCAGCCCCACCAGCAGGCTGAAGGGCGCGATGCTGGTGTCGGTGCGCCGCGCCAGCGCCCACACCCACGTCGCCCAGCCGAAGTAGTACGCCACCGACGTCAGCACGAACGTCAGCCCCACCGCCACCCCGTCGCTGCGCACCTTCTTCTTCTTCAGCAGCGTCGCGCAGGTGAAACCCAGCACGATCCCGTACCCTGCCGTGATCAGCGCGTTGATGTACACGAACGGCAGGTACAGGATGAGGTAGGCGTAGACGAACGCCCCCACGCACAGGATGACCGACCCCACCACCAGCGCGTAGATGGCCCCGCCCAGCGAGTACTTCCCCGAATGCTTGTAATAGAGGCCGTCGTTCATGCGGCACCCCCCGGCCGGAAGATGGAAATGTGGGCGGAAACTACCG from Terriglobales bacterium carries:
- the secD gene encoding protein translocase subunit SecD, producing the protein MNKNLTVKTLLIAGVMLVFLYGILGIPKSWNKEGLLAAMGERIHLGLDLKGGTHLILQVVVNDAVNAETDRAMERIREGMRGANILTADLSKPDPANAPEKIVIAGLAPDQTTAVRNILSERVPEYDVASSAGGFTITMKPQAASDLKSRAVELAIQKIRERVDKLGVSEPVIQKHGLGENQILVQLPGVDDPARVKEIIQSTAMLEIRQALDPNAYPSEAAALQAHNGVLPAGGVLMRGRTATSSEPAVYVISRSSAVAGHDLREARTDRDETGRPEVSFTLTPDGGRRFKAFTGAHIGDQLAVVLDNKVVEVATIQSEISDSGRITGSFTEQQTKDLALVLNSGALPASMRYLEERTVGPSLGADSIRQGVTAGVVGVVAVMIFMLVYYRGAGVNADLALVLNLIILLGFLGFAGAALTLPGIAGVILTIGMGVDSNVLIFERIREELRNGKTPPSAVDQGFGRAWLTILDTHVTTMVSALILFLVGTGPVQGFATTLFFGLAANLFTAVFVSRVIFDAILNRHQRGEALSI
- the yajC gene encoding preprotein translocase subunit YajC; the encoded protein is MTTNLAVIWQTGGAAGWVGIAPLLLIFAVFYFLLILPQQRRQKKWQQMLQELKAGDKVVTSGGIRGTILSVKDDAVQLRVPPDNLRLEVARSAVVSMAAEEKAS
- a CDS encoding tRNA guanosine(34) transglycosylase Tgt; translation: MSLRFSVEAGSPAGGRAGRLGTPHGEVETPVFMPVGTVATVKSVSQELLEQLGAQLVLSNTYHLYLRPGHELVRSLGGLHRFMAWPHPLLTDSGGYQVFSLGDLRKVTEEGVDFRSHLDGSTHFFTPERAIEIQIALGADVIMAFDECTEHPAERGRAHESMKMTLRWAARSKKYFEEHKGEVAWGRRSSVVGPRPKSVAADDRGPKAEDSQALYGIVQGGMHADLRKESAERTVELGFDGYAIGGLSVGEPPELTDEVVAATLPHLPADKPRYLMGVGYPDQIAKYARMGVDMFDCVLPTRAARHGLLFSASPDCAENRGRLQIKNLRFARDERPIDPGCKCPVCARYSRAYLRHLYSANEGLAAVLNSVHNLAHYLDTIRAVRHSMMLGDMAGSQSG
- a CDS encoding glycine/sarcosine/betaine reductase selenoprotein B family protein, with translation MLSKYMSRKCVPYTPFAGKLAELTVALVSSTGVYLEGQEPYAEEGDGTFRVIPGDADSAQLRFKHNHLDLTHAQKDPNAVFPLDRLRELAAEGFIKRVSNKHIGCKGFSTDLKHQYENLAPAIAAEIERSQADAVVLTGGCPLCHRVITVAQREIEAKGIPTVLITVAPDDSGAMRPPRAIHPVGHALGRILGGAGERDRQMRVLTEALRQFEFQHVPGKTIDFEP